The following coding sequences lie in one Oceanicola sp. 502str15 genomic window:
- a CDS encoding [protein-PII] uridylyltransferase — protein MVPVSDLATLPEPIAPSGAMICAPEEIIDTVALARAIEDACAEAGSDPMARRAAVTRHLNAAAKAGRTAIGDAFEQNPLKAREMVHAYAYLTDGLVVTAFWFTRQFLHPLPNPTSAEHIALCAVGGYGRAEMSPHSDVDLLFLTPYKITPWAESVIESTLYILWDLHMKVGHASRTVKECMRLGKQDYTIRTSLIELRFLAGDRPLEKELHDKLHQGLFAGTGKEFIEAKLDERTERHKKQGGQRYMLEPNVKEGKGGLRDLQSLFWIAKYIHHVDEISQLVPLGVFTPEEFTAFEQAENFLWAVRAHLHLLAGRPADQLTFDMQIEVAARMGYADSPGRRAVEHFMQDYFRHATMVGELTRIFLTALEADHVKRLPHLVGLLRRRRVKPGYEVRQMRLDVKDEDAFLADKLNLLHIFEEALRTGLLIHPDAMRLVTANLDLIDDEMRADPEAARIFLGLLLKHGNPERALRRMNELGVLSAFIPEFAPIVAMMQFNIYHHYTVDEHTIQTISELAEIERGELIEDLPVASRILKAGVNRKVIYLALLFHDIGKGREEDHSVLGAKIARAVLPRFHLKPREAEDVEWLVRYHLLMSDMAQKRDLSDPRTIRSFARAVKTKKRLDLLTVLTVCDIRGVGPGTWNNWKAQLLRNLYRQTADGLENGLEDLNRDKQSAEARRQLREALGHWDKADLRTELARHYDPYLQGLSTATQVIIANMLQGIGNDEIRIDLTPDDDRDATRAAFALSDHPGIFARIAGALALVGANVVDARTYTTKDGFATPVFWIQDAEGNPYSIGKLDRLRAMISKTLKGEVLAREALTKKDKFKKREMNFRFPTTVSFDNEGSEIYTIIEVDTRDRPGLLYDLARTLSERNLQIASAVVATYGAQAVDSFYVKDMFGLKVHSESKQKALETRLKAAVQAGTDRANG, from the coding sequence GTGGTGCCGGTTTCTGATCTCGCCACACTCCCAGAGCCGATAGCCCCTTCCGGCGCGATGATCTGCGCGCCGGAGGAGATCATCGACACGGTCGCGCTGGCTCGTGCCATCGAAGACGCCTGCGCCGAGGCCGGCTCCGACCCGATGGCCCGCCGTGCGGCGGTGACACGGCATCTGAATGCCGCGGCGAAGGCGGGGCGAACCGCGATCGGAGACGCCTTCGAGCAGAATCCGCTGAAGGCGCGCGAGATGGTGCATGCCTATGCCTATCTGACCGATGGTCTGGTGGTGACGGCCTTCTGGTTCACCCGGCAGTTCCTGCACCCGCTGCCCAACCCGACATCGGCGGAGCACATAGCGCTCTGTGCCGTGGGCGGCTACGGCAGGGCCGAGATGAGCCCGCACTCCGATGTGGATCTGCTGTTTCTGACGCCCTACAAGATCACCCCCTGGGCGGAGAGCGTGATCGAGAGCACGCTCTATATCCTCTGGGATCTTCACATGAAGGTCGGCCATGCCAGCCGGACGGTGAAGGAGTGCATGCGGCTGGGCAAGCAGGACTACACCATCCGCACCTCGCTGATCGAGTTGCGCTTTCTGGCGGGCGACAGGCCGCTGGAGAAGGAGCTACACGACAAGCTGCACCAGGGCCTCTTTGCGGGTACCGGCAAGGAGTTCATCGAAGCCAAGCTCGATGAGCGGACGGAGCGGCATAAGAAACAGGGTGGACAGCGCTACATGCTGGAGCCCAACGTGAAGGAAGGGAAGGGCGGGCTGCGTGACCTGCAATCGCTCTTCTGGATTGCCAAGTATATCCACCACGTCGACGAGATCTCGCAGCTCGTGCCGTTGGGCGTGTTTACGCCCGAGGAGTTCACGGCCTTCGAGCAGGCGGAAAACTTTCTCTGGGCCGTGCGGGCGCATCTTCACCTTCTGGCGGGCCGTCCGGCGGATCAGTTGACCTTCGACATGCAAATCGAGGTGGCGGCACGGATGGGCTATGCCGACAGCCCGGGCCGTCGCGCCGTTGAGCATTTCATGCAGGACTACTTCCGCCATGCGACGATGGTGGGGGAACTGACCCGGATCTTCCTGACCGCGCTGGAGGCCGATCACGTCAAGCGGTTGCCGCATCTGGTCGGGCTTCTGCGCCGCCGCAGGGTGAAGCCGGGCTATGAAGTGCGGCAGATGCGGCTGGACGTGAAGGATGAAGATGCCTTTCTCGCCGATAAGCTGAACCTGCTGCACATCTTCGAGGAGGCTCTGCGCACCGGGCTGCTGATCCACCCTGACGCCATGCGGCTCGTCACGGCAAACCTCGACCTGATCGACGACGAAATGCGCGCCGACCCGGAGGCCGCAAGGATCTTTCTGGGTTTGCTGCTCAAGCATGGCAACCCCGAGCGGGCGCTGCGCCGGATGAACGAGCTGGGCGTGCTCTCAGCCTTCATCCCCGAGTTCGCGCCCATCGTGGCGATGATGCAGTTCAACATCTACCACCACTACACGGTGGACGAGCACACCATCCAGACCATCAGCGAACTTGCCGAGATCGAACGCGGCGAATTGATCGAAGACCTGCCGGTTGCCTCGCGCATCCTGAAGGCGGGGGTCAATCGCAAGGTCATTTACCTCGCCCTCCTGTTCCACGATATCGGCAAGGGTCGGGAAGAGGACCACTCGGTGCTCGGCGCCAAGATTGCCCGCGCCGTTCTTCCGCGCTTTCACCTCAAGCCGCGTGAGGCAGAGGATGTGGAGTGGCTGGTGCGCTATCACCTGCTGATGTCGGACATGGCGCAGAAGCGTGACCTCTCCGACCCGCGCACCATCCGCAGCTTCGCTCGAGCGGTCAAAACCAAGAAGCGGCTCGACCTGCTGACCGTTCTGACCGTCTGCGACATTCGCGGCGTCGGGCCCGGCACCTGGAACAACTGGAAGGCCCAGTTGCTGCGCAACCTCTACCGGCAAACGGCGGACGGGCTGGAAAACGGTCTCGAAGACCTGAACCGTGACAAGCAGTCTGCCGAGGCCCGCCGACAGTTGCGCGAGGCTCTGGGGCATTGGGACAAGGCCGACCTGCGCACCGAGTTGGCGCGGCACTACGACCCCTATTTGCAGGGGCTCTCCACCGCGACCCAGGTGATCATCGCCAACATGCTGCAGGGGATCGGTAACGATGAGATCCGTATCGACCTGACCCCGGACGACGACCGCGACGCCACCCGCGCCGCCTTCGCGCTGTCGGATCATCCCGGCATCTTCGCGCGCATCGCCGGGGCGCTGGCTCTCGTCGGGGCCAATGTGGTCGACGCGCGGACCTACACGACCAAAGACGGGTTCGCGACGCCGGTGTTCTGGATTCAGGACGCCGAGGGAAACCCCTACTCTATCGGCAAGCTCGACCGTCTCCGCGCGATGATTTCGAAGACCCTGAAGGGCGAGGTGCTGGCGCGCGAGGCGTTGACGAAGAAGGACAAGTTCAAGAAGCGGGAAATGAACTTCCGGTTTCCCACGACGGTCAGCTTCGACAACGAGGGCTCGGAGATCTACACCATCATCGAGGTCGATACCCGCGACCGGCCGGGCCTGCTCTACGATCTTGCCCGCACCCTCTCGGAGCGCAACCTGCAGATCGCCTCTGCCGTGGTGGCGACCTATGGTGCCCAGGCGGTCGACAGCTTTTACGTGAAGGACATGTTCGGGCTGAAGGTGCACAGCGAGAGCAAGCAAAAGGCACTGGAAACGAGGCTGAAGGCGGCCGTTCAGGCGGGCACGGACCGGGCGAATGGCTGA
- a CDS encoding type I secretion system permease/ATPase: protein MRMSETAKGFAELRAARAMARRLIHAAILFSVFVNLLMLTGPLFMLQVYDRVLGSRSEETLVALFMLVAFLFLMMGMLDYARGRIMARVAARFQANMEARVFAATLSAESRAPGSALAASGLRDLDSVQRFMSSPALLAIFDAPWTPLFLGAIFLFHPLLGGLATSGGLVLVAVTLLNQARTRRPALEAAALRESTDRMADQIRSEAETIQSLGMRGATFARWKAARGHSALRALTAADRAGGYGTITRTLRLFLQSAMLALGAWLVLRGELTGGAMIAGSILLGRALAPIEQLIGHWELVSRSSKGWASLGRLLAAVPAENPRTDLPAPRALLEVQQATVIPPGESQAALRMLSFRLEPGQAMGVIGPSGAGKSTLARALTGTWATAGGRIRLDGAALDHYDPDTLGAYIGYLPQRVTLFEGTIAENIARLAPEPDAAAVVAAAKRAAAHDMILRLPNGYDTPVSAAGGRLSGGQVQRIGLARALYGDPVILVLDEPNSNLDNEGSEALNHAIRALKADHRSVLIMAHRPAAIQECDLLMLLDGGVKKAFGPRDEVLRQVALNHSEISRSTGQGGVT from the coding sequence ATGCGGATGTCGGAGACCGCCAAGGGGTTTGCCGAACTGCGGGCAGCCCGTGCCATGGCGCGGCGGCTCATCCATGCAGCCATCCTGTTCTCGGTCTTCGTCAACCTGCTCATGCTGACCGGCCCGCTCTTCATGCTTCAGGTCTACGACCGGGTTCTCGGCTCACGCTCGGAGGAAACGCTGGTCGCCCTCTTCATGCTGGTGGCGTTCCTCTTTCTCATGATGGGCATGCTCGACTACGCCCGAGGGCGCATCATGGCGCGGGTGGCCGCCCGGTTTCAGGCAAACATGGAGGCCAGGGTATTTGCCGCCACGCTCTCTGCCGAGTCGCGTGCGCCGGGCAGCGCGCTGGCGGCAAGCGGGCTGCGCGACCTCGACAGCGTGCAGCGGTTCATGTCGTCTCCCGCACTGCTGGCCATCTTCGATGCTCCATGGACGCCTCTGTTTCTTGGCGCAATTTTCCTGTTTCACCCACTCCTCGGCGGTCTCGCCACAAGCGGCGGCCTGGTGCTCGTGGCCGTGACCCTGCTCAACCAAGCCCGCACCCGCCGCCCGGCGCTGGAGGCTGCGGCGCTGCGCGAATCGACTGATCGCATGGCCGACCAGATCCGCAGCGAGGCTGAAACGATCCAATCCCTCGGCATGCGCGGCGCCACCTTCGCCCGCTGGAAGGCCGCGCGGGGGCATTCGGCCCTTCGCGCCCTCACGGCCGCCGATCGGGCAGGCGGATATGGCACCATCACCCGCACCCTGCGGCTCTTCCTGCAATCGGCCATGCTGGCGCTCGGGGCATGGCTGGTCCTGCGGGGGGAGCTGACCGGCGGCGCGATGATTGCCGGTTCAATTCTTCTCGGCCGCGCCCTTGCCCCGATCGAGCAGCTCATCGGCCATTGGGAGCTGGTGAGTCGCTCCTCCAAGGGCTGGGCCTCCCTTGGCAGGCTGCTCGCCGCCGTGCCTGCCGAAAACCCACGCACAGACCTCCCCGCGCCCCGCGCCCTGCTCGAGGTGCAACAGGCGACCGTGATTCCGCCCGGCGAAAGCCAGGCCGCGCTCAGGATGCTCTCGTTCCGGCTGGAGCCGGGGCAGGCGATGGGGGTCATCGGCCCCTCCGGCGCGGGCAAATCCACCCTCGCCCGGGCACTCACCGGCACCTGGGCCACCGCTGGCGGGCGCATCCGGCTGGATGGCGCCGCGCTCGACCACTACGACCCCGACACGCTGGGTGCCTACATCGGCTACCTGCCGCAACGCGTCACCCTGTTTGAGGGCACAATCGCCGAAAACATCGCCCGCCTTGCTCCCGAACCTGACGCCGCAGCCGTTGTTGCAGCCGCAAAAAGGGCCGCCGCCCATGACATGATCCTGAGGCTCCCCAACGGCTACGATACGCCGGTTTCCGCCGCGGGCGGTCGGCTCTCTGGCGGGCAGGTTCAGCGCATCGGGCTGGCCCGCGCGCTTTATGGCGATCCGGTGATCCTGGTGCTCGACGAGCCCAATTCCAACCTCGACAACGAAGGCTCCGAGGCGCTTAACCACGCCATTCGCGCATTGAAGGCCGATCACCGCTCGGTGCTCATCATGGCGCACCGCCCAGCCGCGATTCAGGAATGCGACCTCCTGATGCTGCTGGATGGTGGAGTGAAAAAGGCATTCGGGCCGCGCGACGAGGTGCTCCGTCAAGTGGCCCTCAATCATTCCGAAATCTCTCGTTCCACCGGGCAGGGAGGCGTCACATGA
- a CDS encoding TSUP family transporter, with protein sequence MTLSEGAFLAVASFVAGILNAVAGGGTFITFPALVWLGIPPVSANATATLAAMPGYMSSAWAFRHDIRPEGTLGLRGILASAALGSLLGAGLLIVTPGDVFSGAVPWLLLVATLLFASGPVLLRLLRRWREADAGPIAAALTIFVVSAYGGYFNGGLGIILLAALGLLGYTDIHGMNGLKCILSAVISILSAATFALSGLIAWPPALVIGVAITAGGVFGAQQSRKIKRTGLIRAFVTAVGLAMTVAFFVI encoded by the coding sequence GTGACCCTCTCTGAAGGCGCATTTCTGGCGGTGGCGAGCTTTGTCGCGGGCATCCTCAACGCGGTTGCCGGCGGCGGCACCTTCATCACCTTTCCGGCGCTGGTCTGGCTCGGCATCCCGCCGGTCTCGGCCAATGCGACGGCCACGCTCGCCGCGATGCCCGGCTACATGAGCAGCGCATGGGCCTTTCGCCATGACATCCGCCCGGAGGGTACGCTCGGGCTGCGCGGCATCCTTGCCAGCGCGGCGCTCGGCAGCCTGCTCGGAGCCGGCCTGCTGATCGTTACCCCGGGCGATGTTTTTTCCGGCGCGGTGCCGTGGTTGCTGCTGGTCGCAACGCTGCTGTTTGCCAGCGGCCCTGTGCTGCTTCGACTGTTGCGCCGGTGGCGAGAGGCGGATGCCGGACCGATTGCCGCGGCGCTTACCATATTTGTCGTCTCTGCCTACGGCGGCTATTTCAACGGCGGCCTCGGCATCATCCTGCTCGCCGCTCTCGGGTTGCTTGGCTACACCGACATCCACGGGATGAACGGTCTCAAATGCATCCTGTCGGCGGTGATCTCGATTCTCTCTGCCGCCACCTTCGCGCTGAGCGGGTTGATCGCCTGGCCGCCGGCCCTGGTGATCGGCGTGGCGATTACGGCGGGCGGCGTGTTCGGGGCGCAGCAAAGTCGCAAGATCAAGCGGACCGGGCTGATCCGAGCCTTCGTCACGGCCGTCGGGCTGGCGATGACGGTTGCATTCTTCGTGATCTGA
- a CDS encoding VacJ family lipoprotein: MRFPLLHLASTRRTGAALILALATLVAGCTPNTSGEAIFDPYEKQNRNVHAFNKRVDSGMGGGKGGGIGKAIPAPVTQGLSNISTNFSQPSYMMNHLLQGNMESAMRNFWRVAVNTTVGIGGIFDPATRIGLHDDATDFGVTLAKAGVPEGAYIELPILGPSTERDVAGKVLDTLLNPLQGVIAAEDQRKITVIRVLSRAGDRAKYSETVDSVLYDSADSYAQARIIYLQNRRGQTGDTEAAEAEADEVYDSYEDFYGSQ, from the coding sequence TTGAGATTTCCTTTGCTTCACCTTGCCTCCACTCGCCGCACCGGGGCCGCCCTGATCCTGGCCCTCGCCACGCTTGTTGCGGGTTGCACGCCCAACACGTCGGGCGAGGCAATCTTCGATCCCTACGAAAAGCAGAACCGCAATGTTCATGCCTTCAACAAGCGGGTCGACAGCGGCATGGGGGGCGGCAAGGGCGGTGGCATCGGCAAAGCGATCCCGGCGCCTGTCACGCAGGGGCTCTCGAACATCTCGACCAACTTCAGCCAGCCCAGCTACATGATGAACCATCTGCTGCAGGGCAACATGGAAAGCGCCATGCGCAACTTCTGGCGCGTTGCGGTGAACACCACCGTGGGCATTGGCGGGATCTTCGATCCGGCGACCCGTATCGGCCTGCATGACGACGCGACCGATTTCGGGGTGACGCTGGCCAAGGCCGGCGTGCCGGAGGGGGCCTACATCGAGCTGCCGATCCTTGGCCCGTCGACGGAGCGGGACGTGGCCGGAAAGGTGCTCGATACACTGCTGAACCCGCTTCAGGGCGTGATTGCAGCCGAGGATCAGAGGAAAATTACCGTCATCCGGGTGCTCTCACGCGCCGGTGATCGGGCAAAGTATTCGGAAACCGTCGATTCTGTTCTATATGACAGTGCAGACAGCTACGCGCAGGCGCGGATCATCTACCTCCAGAATCGCAGGGGGCAGACCGGAGATACCGAGGCCGCAGAAGCAGAGGCAGACGAGGTTTACGATAGCTATGAAGACTTTTACGGCAGCCAGTAA
- a CDS encoding phospholipid-binding protein MlaC, with amino-acid sequence MPRAALALSSGASQQLVTAAVGEINKVIASGKSEAGMLADFQRIFVRYADLNYISFYSLGSAARGASKGQMRAYTQAFSGYIARKYGRRFREFIGGRIDVKGARQVKKWIEVDTVATLRGSSPFDVTFFVSDGSGQHKFFNLFIADVNMLLTERAEVGALLDRRGGNIDALIEDLKRA; translated from the coding sequence ATGCCGCGCGCGGCTCTGGCGCTTTCTTCCGGGGCCTCCCAGCAGTTGGTGACGGCGGCGGTTGGCGAGATCAACAAGGTGATCGCCTCGGGCAAGTCCGAAGCCGGCATGCTGGCGGACTTCCAGCGCATCTTTGTTCGCTATGCCGATCTCAACTACATTTCGTTCTATTCGCTCGGGTCGGCCGCACGTGGCGCCTCGAAAGGACAGATGCGCGCCTATACGCAGGCCTTCTCGGGCTACATTGCCCGCAAGTATGGCCGTCGGTTCCGCGAGTTCATCGGCGGGCGGATCGATGTGAAGGGGGCGCGCCAGGTCAAGAAATGGATCGAGGTCGATACCGTTGCCACGCTGCGCGGGAGCTCGCCCTTCGATGTGACCTTCTTCGTCAGTGACGGGAGCGGCCAGCACAAGTTCTTCAACCTCTTCATCGCAGATGTGAACATGCTGCTGACCGAGCGCGCCGAGGTCGGTGCCCTGCTCGACCGGCGCGGCGGCAACATCGACGCGCTGATCGAGGATCTGAAACGCGCGTGA
- the murJ gene encoding murein biosynthesis integral membrane protein MurJ, with translation MQPIRLIKGFLTVGLWTLLSRVMGFARDILIAARLGDGPVAEAFVVAFTLPNMFRRFFAEGAFNLAFIPIFSKKLENGEDPQGFARDAFSGLAGVLIVFTLLAQLIMPWLVLAMASGFAEDERFDLATTFGRICFPYILFISLAALLSGVLNAGGKFAAAAAAPVLLNVILVGAMLTADAQGWDFGLTLSWAVPVAGVAQMALVWIAASRAGFRLVPRMPRMTPELKRLAIIAAPAALAGGVLQVNLIVSRQVASFFDGAIQYLNLADRLYQLPLGVVAIAIGVVLLPELSRRLAAGDEQAGRDGFNRATEFALVLTVPAAVALVLVAGPLVSVLYQRGAFGAEAAAATALATAAYGIGLPAFVLQKVLQPLYYARHDTRRPLNYALIAMVVNAAASIGLALWLGFIGAALGTTLAGWVMVALLWRGSRHMGVAAQIDSRLVSRLPRIALSAALMGAVLLGVEWALGDTLYTTGVRYTALLALVAAGIISYFAAAHVTGALRLSELKSAMRRKRS, from the coding sequence ATGCAACCCATCCGTCTCATCAAGGGCTTCCTGACAGTCGGCCTCTGGACGCTCCTCTCCCGCGTCATGGGGTTTGCCCGCGACATCCTGATTGCCGCCCGGTTGGGCGACGGGCCGGTGGCCGAGGCCTTTGTGGTCGCCTTCACCCTGCCCAACATGTTTCGACGGTTCTTTGCCGAGGGGGCCTTCAACCTCGCGTTCATCCCGATCTTTTCAAAGAAGCTGGAGAACGGGGAAGATCCCCAGGGTTTTGCCCGCGATGCCTTTTCCGGGCTAGCCGGCGTGCTCATTGTCTTCACCCTGCTGGCCCAACTCATCATGCCCTGGCTGGTGCTGGCGATGGCGAGCGGCTTTGCCGAGGATGAGCGGTTTGACCTGGCCACCACCTTTGGCCGGATCTGTTTTCCCTACATCCTGTTCATCTCGCTGGCGGCGCTGCTCTCGGGTGTTCTGAACGCCGGCGGCAAGTTTGCTGCCGCGGCCGCTGCACCGGTTCTGCTCAACGTGATCCTCGTCGGCGCGATGCTGACCGCCGATGCGCAGGGCTGGGATTTTGGCCTGACCCTGAGCTGGGCTGTCCCGGTGGCGGGCGTGGCGCAGATGGCGCTGGTCTGGATCGCGGCGTCTCGAGCGGGCTTCCGGCTGGTGCCGCGGATGCCGCGGATGACCCCGGAGCTGAAGCGCCTTGCGATCATCGCCGCCCCGGCGGCGCTGGCGGGAGGCGTTCTGCAGGTCAACCTCATCGTCAGCCGACAGGTCGCCAGCTTTTTCGATGGTGCGATCCAGTACCTAAATCTTGCGGACCGTCTCTATCAGCTACCGCTCGGGGTGGTTGCCATTGCAATTGGCGTGGTGCTCCTGCCGGAGCTGTCGCGGCGGCTGGCCGCCGGTGATGAGCAGGCCGGGCGCGACGGGTTCAATCGCGCCACGGAATTTGCGCTGGTGCTGACAGTGCCGGCTGCCGTGGCGCTGGTGCTGGTGGCGGGGCCGCTGGTTTCGGTGCTGTATCAACGGGGCGCCTTCGGGGCCGAGGCCGCTGCCGCCACGGCCCTCGCGACCGCTGCCTACGGAATCGGCCTGCCGGCCTTCGTGCTGCAGAAGGTGCTGCAACCGCTCTACTACGCCCGCCATGACACCCGACGCCCGCTGAACTACGCGCTGATCGCCATGGTCGTGAACGCCGCGGCGTCTATCGGGCTGGCCTTGTGGCTCGGCTTCATCGGGGCGGCGCTTGGCACCACGCTGGCTGGCTGGGTGATGGTGGCGCTGCTCTGGCGCGGGTCACGCCACATGGGGGTCGCGGCCCAGATCGACTCGCGCCTGGTGTCGCGTCTGCCGCGCATTGCGCTCTCTGCCGCGCTGATGGGGGCGGTGCTTTTGGGGGTGGAATGGGCCTTGGGAGATACGCTCTATACAACGGGGGTGCGCTACACGGCCCTGCTTGCGCTGGTGGCCGCCGGTATCATCAGCTACTTCGCCGCGGCCCATGTCACCGGCGCGCTGCGGCTCTCCGAGTTGAAGTCCGCGATGCGGCGCAAACGGAGTTGA
- a CDS encoding HlyD family type I secretion periplasmic adaptor subunit, translating into MTPSARGPLSLGALALTLLVGGFGAWATLARISGAIVASGQVQVMQSRQVVQHPDGGVVEAVLVSEGESVAAGDMLIRLDASEMASELSIVEGRLFEISSRAARLRAERDEAASISFPDDITTRAALSPDVREMVEGQIRLFEARRDTLAREADQLGRRKGQIESQVQGIDAQSTALTRQVDLIQRELETQRNLYERGLVSYDRLLALEREEARLAGEIGRLAAARAEAEGKTTELDIEILKLGARRREDAITQLRDMTAREAELLERRLVLTLRLSRLEIRAPVSGVIYGLSVTTPRSVIGAADPVLYLIPQDRPLVVAVRVQPIHIDQVFVGQEVVLRFPAFDDRTTPDLFGTVAQVSADAFSDERSGATFYRAEIRLGDGEAEKLSGRTILPGMPVESFIRTEDRSPLAYLVKPFAEYFNRAFRES; encoded by the coding sequence ATGACCCCCTCCGCGCGTGGCCCGCTATCGCTCGGAGCCCTCGCCCTGACCCTTCTGGTGGGCGGTTTCGGCGCATGGGCCACCCTTGCCAGGATCTCGGGGGCCATCGTCGCTTCGGGACAGGTGCAGGTAATGCAGAGCCGTCAGGTTGTGCAGCACCCCGACGGCGGCGTCGTCGAGGCCGTGCTGGTCAGCGAGGGCGAAAGCGTTGCCGCCGGTGACATGCTCATCCGCCTCGACGCCTCCGAGATGGCCTCCGAACTCTCGATCGTGGAGGGCAGGCTGTTTGAAATTTCCTCCCGCGCCGCCCGCCTGAGGGCGGAGCGGGACGAGGCCGCCAGCATCAGCTTCCCGGATGACATCACAACCCGCGCCGCCCTCTCGCCGGACGTCAGGGAAATGGTCGAGGGCCAGATCCGGCTATTCGAAGCCCGGCGCGACACGCTGGCACGCGAGGCCGACCAGCTTGGCCGACGCAAGGGCCAGATCGAAAGTCAGGTGCAGGGGATCGATGCCCAGAGCACCGCGCTCACCCGCCAAGTGGATCTGATCCAGCGCGAGCTGGAAACCCAGCGCAACCTCTACGAACGCGGGCTGGTGAGCTACGACAGGCTTCTGGCGCTCGAGCGCGAAGAGGCCCGCCTCGCCGGCGAAATCGGGCGCCTCGCTGCCGCACGGGCCGAGGCCGAGGGCAAGACGACGGAGCTGGATATCGAGATCCTGAAACTCGGTGCCCGCCGTCGTGAAGACGCCATCACGCAACTTCGCGACATGACCGCCAGGGAGGCCGAACTGCTCGAACGCCGCCTGGTCCTCACCCTGCGGCTCTCCCGGCTCGAGATCCGCGCGCCCGTCTCGGGTGTGATCTACGGGCTCTCCGTCACCACCCCCCGGTCGGTCATCGGCGCGGCCGACCCGGTGCTCTACCTCATTCCGCAGGACAGGCCGCTGGTCGTTGCAGTCCGCGTGCAGCCGATCCACATCGACCAGGTCTTTGTCGGGCAGGAGGTGGTGCTGCGCTTCCCGGCCTTCGACGACCGGACAACGCCCGACCTGTTCGGCACGGTCGCGCAGGTTTCGGCCGATGCCTTCAGCGACGAGCGCAGTGGCGCCACCTTCTATCGTGCCGAGATAAGGTTGGGCGACGGCGAGGCCGAAAAGCTCTCGGGCCGCACGATCCTCCCCGGCATGCCGGTCGAAAGCTTCATCAGAACCGAAGACCGCAGCCCCCTCGCCTACCTGGTGAAGCCCTTTGCGGAGTACTTCAACCGGGCCTTCCGCGAAAGCTGA